A single region of the Phalacrocorax carbo chromosome 4, bPhaCar2.1, whole genome shotgun sequence genome encodes:
- the UTP3 gene encoding something about silencing protein 10 — MRTRRGTVLRPPARPAEEEEDEEDGAPAGPEGLADEVEDFHEARFRAVMAALESGEEAGDSEEEEEEEVLGLQLPEEDSEEEEEEEEVLGLQLPEEEEEVQELDLYVDPSAEEDGGGEEEEDDGEGEEEGEAKDDDGDLSMESDLEERRQDTRLPHELSWGQRKQLYYDTDYGSDAQAKGKRSQQEVDAEEEEEEQEAKVIQRRLVQDLGEDDYGLDVIQGYLAEQQKTDDRKGQKIDKDLQALSKKEQLKLLKQESPELLQLIEDFEVKLMELKDELHPLLEMVKNGTIPQGKGSRYLQTKYHLYLSYCANISFYLVLKSKRIPVHSHPIIERLVTYRNIINDLAVIDQKLSSEVRMLLKNYYDKKETKLRKEKKFAVFLPLDVKKNKPKHVPALANSQATAEEPSDGSDMDEEAALKYYKMMEEKLKLKRKRTEDQDTLEEEAELEGEDPNKKRGVTYQMIKNKGLTPRRKKIDRNPRVKHREKFRRAKIRRKGQVREVRRELHRYDGELSGIRAGVKKSRKLQ; from the coding sequence ATGAGGACCCGGCGCGGCACCGTCCTGCGGccgccggcccgccccgccgaggaggaggaggatgaggaggatgGCGCTCCGGCGGGCCCCGAGGGGCTGGCGGATGAGGTGGAGGATTTCCACGAGGCGCGGTTCCGAGCGGTGATGGCTGCCCTGGAGAGCGGGGAGGAGGCCGGGGacagcgaggaggaggaagaggaggaagtgctggggctgcagctgccggAGGAGgacagcgaggaggaggaggaggaggaagaagtgctggggctgcagctgcccgaggaggaggaggaggtacaGGAGCTGGATCTTTATGTGGACCCTAGTGCAGAAGAGgatggaggaggggaggaggaggaagatgatggagaaggggaggaggaaggtgaggcTAAAGATGACGATGGGGACCTGTCCATGGAAAGCGACTTGGAGGAGCGCCGTCAGGACACCAGGCTCCCCCACGAACTCTCGTGGGGCCAACGTAAGCAGCTCTACTATGACACAGACTATGGGAGCGATGCCCAGGCCAAGGGCAAACGCAGCCAGCAAGAAGTTgatgctgaggaggaggaagaggagcaggaggctAAAGTCATCCAGAGGCGGTTGGTGCAGGACTTAGGGGAAGATGATTACGGGCTGGATGTGATCCAGGGCTATCTGGCtgagcagcagaaaacagatgACAGGAAGGGGCAGAAGATTGACAAGGATTTGCAGGCCCTTTCCAagaaggagcagctgaagctgCTGAAGCAGGAGTCTCCTGAGCTCCTGCAACTGATTGAGGACTTTGAAGTCAAGCTAATGGAGCTCAAGGATGAACTGCACCCGCTGCTGGAAATGGTCAAAAACGGCACTATCCCACAGGGGAAAGGCAGTCGCTATCTGCAGACCAAGTATCATCTCTACCTGAGTTACTGTGCCAATATCAGCTTCTACTTGGTTTTGAAGTCCAAGAGGATACCGGTTCATAGTCACCCCATTATCGAGCGACTGGTTACTTATAGAAATATAATCAATGACCTTGCTGTTATAGATCAGAAGCTATCCTCAGAAGTTCGTATGCTTTTGAAAAACTACTATGATAAGAAGGAAACTAAATTACGGAAGGAGAAGAAGTTTGCGGTGTTTCTCCCACTGGatgttaagaaaaacaaaccaaaacacgTTCCGGCGCTTGCTAATAGCCAGGCTACTGCTGAAGAACCGTCAGATGGGTCGGACATGGATGAAGAGGCTGCCCTAAAATACTACAAGATGATGGAGGAGAAGCTGAAACTCAAGAGGAAGAGGACTGAGGACCAAGACACGCTTGAAGAAGAAGCGGAGTTGGAAGGAGAGGATCCAAATAAAAAGAGAGGTGTGACCTACCAGATGATCAAGAACAAAGGCCTCACGCCCAGAAGGAAGAAGATTGATCGCAACCCCAGGGTCAAGCATCGGGAGAAGTTTCGGCGAGCCAAGATTCGCCGCAAAGGCCAGGTCCGTGAAGTTCGGAGGGAATTGCACAGATATGATGGGGAACTATCTGGCATTCGTGCCGGAGTTAAGAAAAGCAGGAAGCTTCAGTGA